In Pseudomonas putida, a genomic segment contains:
- the sfnR gene encoding sigma54-dependent transcriptional activator SfnR — MQLLTLPPSPTLATSIRATAQVFEDPRSQALLAHLQQVAPSEASVLIIGETGTGKELVARHIHNLSGRRNGPFVAVNCGAFSESLVEAELFGHEKGAFTGALAAKAGWFEEANGGTLFLDEIGDLPLPIQVKLLRVLQEREVVRLGSRKSIPINVRVLAATNVQLEKAINAGHFREDLYYRLNVVTLQLHPLRERPGDILPLARHFIRSYSERLGYGPVELSGPAQAKLVEYAWPGNIRELENVIHHSLLTCGDGVIQAQDLRLSHLRLERQDEAPAGNAVDDLLQQAFSRLYEEQPGDLYEKVENALLRSAYHFCHYNQVHTAQLLGLSRNVTRTRLIAIGELVVNKRRAQEQAPLDNRVVRLSI, encoded by the coding sequence ATGCAACTGCTGACCCTCCCCCCGTCACCGACACTGGCTACCTCGATCAGGGCGACCGCACAGGTCTTCGAAGACCCCAGATCGCAGGCGCTGCTCGCCCACTTGCAACAGGTCGCCCCCAGTGAGGCCAGCGTCCTGATCATCGGCGAAACCGGCACGGGCAAGGAGCTGGTCGCGCGTCACATCCACAACCTCAGCGGCCGGCGCAACGGGCCCTTCGTCGCGGTCAACTGCGGCGCGTTCTCCGAGTCGCTGGTCGAGGCCGAGCTGTTCGGCCATGAAAAAGGCGCCTTCACCGGCGCCCTGGCGGCCAAGGCCGGCTGGTTCGAGGAAGCCAACGGCGGCACGTTGTTCCTCGACGAAATCGGTGACCTGCCACTGCCGATCCAGGTCAAGCTGCTGCGCGTGCTGCAGGAACGCGAGGTGGTGCGCCTGGGTTCACGCAAGAGCATCCCGATCAACGTACGCGTGCTGGCAGCCACCAACGTTCAGCTGGAAAAGGCCATCAACGCCGGGCATTTCCGCGAGGACCTGTATTACCGCCTGAACGTCGTGACCTTGCAATTGCACCCGCTGCGCGAGCGCCCCGGCGATATCCTGCCGCTGGCCCGGCACTTCATTCGCAGCTACAGCGAGCGCCTGGGTTACGGCCCGGTGGAATTGAGCGGCCCGGCCCAGGCCAAGCTGGTCGAGTACGCCTGGCCGGGCAACATTCGCGAGCTGGAGAACGTCATCCATCACAGCCTGCTGACCTGTGGCGACGGGGTGATCCAGGCTCAGGACCTGCGTCTGTCCCACCTGCGCCTGGAACGCCAGGACGAAGCGCCTGCCGGTAATGCGGTGGACGACTTGCTGCAACAGGCCTTCAGCCGGTTGTACGAAGAACAGCCTGGGGACTTGTACGAGAAGGTCGAAAACGCGCTCCTGCGCTCGGCCTATCATTTCTGCCATTACAACCAGGTGCATACCGCGCAGTTGCTGGGGCTTTCGCGCAATGTCACGCGGACCCGGCTGATCGCCATCGGTGAGCTGGTGGTGAACAAACGCCGGGCGCAGGAACAGGCGCCGCTGGACAACCGCGTGGTGCGCCTGTCGATCTGA
- a CDS encoding glutathione S-transferase family protein: protein MSDYTLHCFAESGNAYKVALMLELTGQAWQPVFVDFFHGQTRDPNWRDQVNEQGEVPVLEHAGQTLTQSALILDYLAELTGQFGPRNAEEKREIWRWMLFDNHKFTSYYAALRFLLCLKKTGETDVTGFLRERATAAYRIVDAHLANEPFMVGGRLTIADLSLAGYVFMPEDTGIALAEFTHIEAWKKRIQAVPGWKHPYDLMPRAAS from the coding sequence ATGTCCGACTACACGCTGCATTGCTTCGCCGAATCCGGCAACGCCTACAAGGTCGCACTGATGCTCGAACTCACCGGCCAGGCCTGGCAGCCGGTGTTCGTCGACTTCTTCCATGGCCAGACCCGCGACCCGAACTGGCGCGATCAGGTCAATGAGCAGGGTGAGGTACCGGTACTGGAACATGCCGGGCAGACGCTCACCCAGTCGGCCCTGATTCTCGACTACCTCGCCGAACTCACGGGCCAGTTTGGCCCGCGTAACGCCGAGGAAAAGCGCGAGATCTGGCGCTGGATGCTGTTCGACAACCACAAGTTCACCAGCTACTACGCAGCCCTGCGATTCCTCCTGTGCCTGAAGAAAACCGGGGAGACCGACGTCACCGGGTTCCTGCGTGAGCGCGCCACGGCCGCCTACCGCATCGTCGATGCGCACCTGGCCAACGAGCCGTTCATGGTCGGTGGCCGGCTGACCATCGCCGACCTGTCCTTGGCAGGGTACGTGTTCATGCCGGAAGACACCGGCATCGCGTTGGCCGAGTTCACCCATATCGAAGCCTGGAAAAAGCGAATTCAGGCGGTGCCGGGGTGGAAGCATCCCTACGACCTGATGCCTCGTGCGGCGTCGTGA
- a CDS encoding ABC transporter permease: MRKHVVHAGLGLAGLLGLLLLWWAGVRVFGEADGLSARFAPQATLASLVELLGQGEVYGHIWVSLKRILVGLLLALLIGVPLGLLVGSYRHLEAATTPAFQFLRMISPLSWMPVVVMLMGVGDQPIYFLLAFAALWPILLNTAAGVRQLDPRWLQLSRSLSATRWETLCKVIVPGVIGHVLTGVRLAIGILWIVLVPCEMLGVSAGLGYFILDTRDRLAYSELMAMVLLIGVLGFVLDALARGLHRRWVHA; this comes from the coding sequence ATGCGCAAGCATGTCGTACACGCAGGCCTCGGTCTGGCCGGCCTGCTGGGGTTGTTGCTGTTGTGGTGGGCCGGGGTGCGGGTGTTCGGTGAGGCCGATGGCCTGTCGGCACGTTTCGCACCCCAGGCGACCCTGGCCAGCCTGGTGGAGTTACTGGGACAGGGCGAGGTCTACGGGCACATCTGGGTGAGCCTCAAGCGCATTCTGGTCGGCCTGCTGCTGGCATTGTTGATCGGCGTGCCGCTGGGCTTGCTGGTCGGCAGCTACCGGCACCTGGAGGCAGCCACCACGCCGGCGTTCCAGTTCCTGCGGATGATCTCGCCGCTGTCGTGGATGCCGGTGGTGGTGATGCTGATGGGCGTGGGCGACCAGCCGATCTACTTCCTGCTGGCGTTCGCTGCGCTGTGGCCGATTCTGCTCAATACTGCAGCCGGGGTGCGTCAACTCGACCCACGCTGGTTGCAACTGAGCCGCAGCCTCAGCGCCACGCGCTGGGAAACCCTGTGCAAGGTGATCGTCCCCGGCGTCATCGGCCATGTGCTGACTGGCGTGCGCCTGGCCATCGGTATCCTGTGGATCGTGCTGGTGCCATGCGAGATGCTCGGTGTCAGCGCCGGGCTGGGCTATTTCATCCTCGATACCCGCGACCGCCTGGCCTACTCGGAACTGATGGCCATGGTGCTGCTGATCGGTGTGCTGGGCTTCGTGCTCGATGCCCTGGCGCGCGGGTTGCATCGGCGCTGGGTACACGCTTGA
- a CDS encoding ABC transporter substrate-binding protein gives MCMDDCCSSSSRRDFLKLSAMLTAAGAVPLLASLQARAAAEPDAPVRIGYLPITDATPLLVAHNNGLFEAEGIKAERPVLLRSWAQVIEAFISGQVNVIHLLSPMTVWARYGSKVPAKVVAWNHVGGSGLTVAPDITDLKQLGGKTVAIPFWYSIHNVVLQQMLNDNGLTPVSRPANAQLAANEVNLLVLPPSDMPPALASKRIAGYIVAEPFNALAENLKVGRVQRFTGDVWRNHACCVVFMHEHDLNNRPQWSQKVVNAIVKAQQWTRDHRAEAAALLSKAGPNKYTPHEPAVLTKVLAPAAEDRAGYIASGAIKHQQWDEKRIDFQPYPFPSYTEELVKRLKNTLIEGDKAFLADLDPAHTARDLVDDRFVRNAIASVGGPSVFGIADNFERSEEFAV, from the coding sequence ATGTGCATGGATGACTGCTGTTCCTCTTCTTCGCGTCGCGACTTCCTCAAACTCAGCGCCATGCTCACCGCCGCTGGTGCCGTGCCGCTGCTGGCGAGCCTGCAGGCGCGCGCTGCCGCCGAACCGGACGCGCCGGTGCGCATCGGCTACCTGCCGATCACCGACGCGACGCCGTTGCTGGTGGCGCACAACAATGGCCTGTTCGAGGCCGAGGGCATCAAGGCCGAGCGCCCGGTGCTGCTGCGCAGCTGGGCACAGGTGATCGAGGCGTTCATCTCCGGGCAGGTCAACGTCATCCATTTGCTGTCGCCGATGACCGTCTGGGCTCGCTACGGCAGCAAAGTGCCGGCCAAGGTGGTGGCCTGGAACCACGTCGGCGGTTCGGGCCTGACCGTGGCGCCGGACATCACTGATCTCAAGCAGTTGGGTGGCAAGACCGTGGCCATCCCGTTCTGGTACTCGATCCACAACGTGGTGCTGCAGCAAATGCTCAACGACAACGGCTTGACCCCAGTGTCCAGGCCGGCCAACGCGCAGCTGGCGGCCAACGAGGTCAACCTGCTGGTGTTGCCGCCTTCGGACATGCCGCCGGCCCTGGCCAGCAAGCGCATCGCCGGCTACATCGTCGCCGAGCCGTTCAACGCCTTGGCCGAGAACCTCAAGGTCGGCCGCGTGCAGCGCTTTACCGGCGACGTCTGGCGCAACCATGCCTGCTGCGTGGTGTTCATGCACGAGCACGACCTGAACAACCGCCCGCAATGGTCGCAGAAGGTGGTCAACGCCATCGTCAAGGCCCAGCAGTGGACCCGCGACCACCGCGCCGAGGCCGCCGCGTTGCTGTCCAAGGCCGGCCCCAACAAATACACCCCGCACGAGCCCGCAGTGCTGACCAAGGTCCTGGCGCCTGCCGCCGAAGACCGGGCCGGCTATATCGCCAGCGGCGCCATCAAGCACCAGCAATGGGACGAGAAGCGCATCGACTTCCAGCCGTATCCGTTCCCCAGCTACACCGAGGAGCTGGTCAAGCGCCTGAAGAACACCCTGATCGAGGGTGACAAGGCATTCCTCGCCGATCTCGACCCAGCGCACACGGCCCGCGACCTGGTCGACGACCGCTTCGTGCGCAATGCCATCGCCTCGGTCGGAGGGCCCTCGGTGTTCGGTATCGCCGACAACTTCGAGCGTAGCGAGGAGTTCGCGGTCTGA
- a CDS encoding ABC transporter ATP-binding protein, with protein MSQPLLEANGISLGYPREGGWQEVLARFDLQLAPGEVVTILGPSGVGKSSLLRVLAGLQAPRDGRVTLHGEPLQGPHPRLAVAFQDPSLLPWLSLEKNVAFGLDFARQPKLAAAERRARIDHAIEAVGLAHARHQYPAQLSGGMAQRTALARCLARQPEVLLLDEPFGALDEVTRADMQQLLLQLIATHNTAAVLITHDIDEALLLSDRVLLLGNHPAHVLGQWPIDLPQPRAQRVEELGALRIDILKTLRRASRTADPSPSPLPSEPVHVHG; from the coding sequence ATGAGTCAGCCGCTGCTCGAAGCCAATGGCATCAGCCTCGGCTACCCGCGCGAGGGCGGCTGGCAAGAGGTGCTGGCGCGGTTCGACCTGCAACTGGCACCAGGGGAAGTGGTGACCATCCTCGGCCCCAGCGGGGTCGGCAAGTCAAGCCTGCTGCGCGTGCTGGCCGGCTTGCAGGCACCGCGTGACGGCCGTGTGACGTTGCACGGCGAGCCATTGCAGGGGCCGCATCCACGCCTGGCGGTGGCCTTTCAGGACCCCAGCCTGTTGCCCTGGCTGAGCCTGGAAAAGAACGTCGCCTTCGGTCTCGACTTCGCCCGTCAGCCCAAGCTTGCCGCCGCCGAACGGCGCGCCCGCATCGACCATGCGATCGAAGCCGTGGGCCTGGCCCATGCGCGTCACCAGTACCCGGCGCAGCTGTCCGGCGGCATGGCCCAGCGCACCGCGCTGGCCCGCTGCCTGGCGCGCCAGCCTGAGGTGTTGTTGCTCGACGAGCCGTTCGGCGCGCTGGACGAAGTCACCCGCGCCGACATGCAGCAATTGCTGCTGCAGCTGATCGCCACCCACAACACGGCGGCGGTGCTGATCACCCATGACATCGACGAAGCCCTGCTGCTCTCCGACCGCGTCCTGCTACTGGGCAACCACCCGGCGCATGTGCTCGGGCAATGGCCCATCGACCTGCCGCAGCCGCGAGCGCAGCGGGTCGAGGAACTGGGCGCGCTGCGTATCGACATCCTGAAAACCCTACGGCGGGCGAGCCGCACAGCCGACCCTTCACCTTCCCCGTTGCCTTCGGAGCCTGTCCATGTGCATGGATGA
- a CDS encoding acyl-CoA dehydrogenase family protein, whose product MLDSAFRQWLDANAEAIDQGQCDPHLVLAQIAESQLLRVGVDPDLGGSGGETSDAVEAIAAIASRSMAAAFVCWGQRAFIEYLLQSPNQGLRERLLPCLLTGELAGATGLSNAMKFLSGIEALQVRGRPLAHGWALEGRLHWVTNLRKSGFVVAAAIEDDAGGAPFVLAIPSTAQGLERSDDLQLMGLQSSNTAALAFYQVELARDWLLHENAREFLPKVRPAFLALQCGMAIGLARRALEEVRQHLNGRASFLEEARQVLHERLENTVGELKQGLRDGRFQSQPAALFKLRITLAESAADAVQLELQASGGKAYLNQFGEGFARRWRESAFVPIVTPSLVQLRAELQRQAAVA is encoded by the coding sequence ATGCTTGATTCCGCATTTCGACAATGGCTGGATGCCAATGCCGAGGCAATCGACCAGGGCCAGTGCGACCCGCACCTGGTTCTGGCGCAGATCGCCGAGTCGCAGTTGCTGCGCGTCGGCGTCGATCCGGACCTGGGTGGCAGCGGCGGTGAAACGAGCGACGCGGTCGAGGCCATCGCCGCCATTGCCAGCCGCTCGATGGCCGCGGCATTCGTCTGCTGGGGCCAGCGGGCATTCATCGAATACCTGCTGCAAAGCCCAAATCAGGGGCTGCGCGAGCGCCTGTTGCCGTGCTTGCTGACGGGCGAACTGGCCGGTGCGACCGGCTTGTCCAATGCCATGAAGTTCCTGTCCGGCATCGAAGCGTTGCAGGTGCGTGGCAGGCCGTTGGCCCATGGCTGGGCGCTGGAAGGGCGCTTGCACTGGGTGACCAACCTGCGCAAGAGCGGCTTCGTGGTGGCCGCGGCCATCGAGGATGACGCCGGTGGCGCGCCCTTCGTGCTGGCGATTCCATCCACTGCCCAGGGCCTTGAACGTTCCGACGACCTGCAACTGATGGGCCTGCAATCGAGCAATACCGCCGCACTGGCCTTCTATCAGGTGGAATTGGCACGTGACTGGCTGCTGCACGAAAACGCCCGGGAATTCCTGCCCAAGGTGCGTCCGGCGTTTCTGGCCTTGCAGTGCGGCATGGCCATTGGCTTGGCCAGGCGCGCGCTGGAGGAAGTACGCCAACACCTCAATGGCCGCGCTTCGTTCCTCGAAGAGGCGCGCCAGGTGCTGCATGAGCGCCTGGAGAACACTGTCGGTGAACTCAAGCAGGGCCTGCGCGATGGCCGCTTCCAGAGCCAGCCGGCGGCGTTGTTCAAGCTGCGCATCACCCTCGCCGAAAGTGCCGCCGACGCGGTGCAGCTGGAATTGCAGGCCAGCGGTGGCAAAGCCTACCTCAACCAGTTCGGCGAAGGTTTCGCCCGCCGCTGGCGCGAGTCGGCCTTCGTGCCGATCGTCACGCCAAGCCTGGTGCAATTGCGCGCCGAGCTGCAGCGCCAGGCAGCCGTTGCATGA
- a CDS encoding carboxymuconolactone decarboxylase family protein, producing the protein MSSRITLHTLQSAPEAARPFLENAQKNSGFIPNLLGVLANAPAALETYVTVSALNGKSELTLAEREVVQLIAATNHGCDFCVAGHTAVALNKAKLPQEVVDALRARGELPDARYETLAEFAREVIATRGNVSDATYQAFRDAGFSEGNALEVILGVSLATLCNFANVFAQTPLNDELSKYRWQPEA; encoded by the coding sequence ATGTCCTCGCGCATTACTCTACACACCCTGCAGAGCGCCCCGGAAGCAGCGCGTCCGTTTCTCGAGAACGCACAGAAGAATTCCGGCTTCATCCCCAACCTGCTGGGCGTGCTGGCCAACGCCCCGGCGGCGCTGGAAACCTACGTGACCGTCTCGGCGCTCAACGGCAAGTCCGAGCTGACCCTGGCCGAGCGCGAAGTGGTGCAGCTGATCGCCGCCACCAACCACGGCTGCGACTTCTGCGTGGCCGGGCACACTGCCGTGGCCCTGAACAAGGCCAAGCTGCCGCAGGAAGTGGTCGATGCCCTGCGCGCCCGTGGCGAGCTGCCGGATGCCCGCTACGAGACCCTGGCCGAATTCGCCCGTGAAGTCATCGCCACCCGCGGCAATGTCAGCGATGCCACCTACCAGGCGTTCCGCGATGCCGGTTTCAGCGAAGGCAACGCGCTGGAAGTGATTCTCGGCGTCAGCCTCGCAACCTTGTGCAACTTTGCTAATGTGTTCGCCCAGACGCCACTCAACGACGAGCTGAGCAAGTACCGCTGGCAGCCTGAAGCGTAA
- a CDS encoding AraC family transcriptional regulator produces the protein MISSSHLVDWLLEGLELDASLFHVGRYCGGWHASTQGMGRASFHLVVQGHCWLHLDDQAEPVRLEAGDAVFLLRDLGYRLSSDEDPVAACAQPRQVMQALEPTASDGVGLVCGFFHFRPGLSTLIVEGLADWILLRADEPSGHAARALFGLILEECERTPTPSQALLERLTHLLFLYGLRQQVHAGQSLGGLVALARQPAFGGLLEQLIEQPGQAWTLESMAACTGLSRSAFFKRFNELAGQSPGQVLLALRMRQACQLLRAGNTVEQVGAQVGYQSVAAFTRAFAKAMGVQPGAYRRQHEGR, from the coding sequence ATGATTTCGTCCAGCCACCTCGTCGATTGGTTATTAGAAGGCCTCGAGCTCGACGCCAGCCTGTTTCATGTCGGCCGCTACTGCGGCGGTTGGCATGCCAGCACCCAGGGCATGGGCCGGGCCAGTTTCCACCTGGTGGTGCAGGGGCATTGCTGGCTGCATCTGGACGACCAGGCCGAACCCGTGCGGCTGGAAGCAGGGGATGCGGTGTTCCTGCTGCGCGACCTGGGCTACCGCTTGTCGAGCGATGAAGACCCGGTCGCCGCCTGCGCACAACCGCGCCAGGTGATGCAAGCGCTGGAGCCGACCGCAAGCGACGGCGTGGGCCTGGTGTGTGGGTTTTTCCACTTTCGTCCGGGATTATCGACCCTGATCGTCGAAGGGCTGGCGGACTGGATACTGCTGCGCGCCGACGAGCCGTCCGGGCATGCGGCGCGGGCGTTGTTCGGGCTGATCCTGGAAGAATGCGAGCGCACCCCGACGCCCTCGCAGGCGCTGCTGGAGCGGCTGACGCACTTGCTGTTCCTGTATGGACTACGCCAGCAGGTGCATGCCGGGCAGTCGCTCGGCGGCCTGGTCGCCCTCGCCCGCCAGCCGGCGTTCGGCGGATTGCTGGAGCAGTTGATCGAGCAGCCTGGACAGGCCTGGACACTGGAGAGCATGGCGGCGTGCACGGGGCTTTCGCGCTCGGCGTTCTTCAAGCGCTTCAACGAGCTGGCCGGTCAGTCGCCGGGGCAGGTGCTGCTGGCGCTGCGCATGCGCCAGGCGTGTCAGCTGCTGCGGGCGGGCAATACCGTGGAACAGGTGGGCGCGCAGGTGGGGTATCAGTCGGTGGCGGCGTTCACCCGGGCGTTTGCCAAGGCCATGGGGGTGCAGCCGGGGGCGTATCGGCGTCAGCATGAGGGGCGGTGA
- a CDS encoding helix-turn-helix domain-containing protein yields the protein MDIKSAIGEVIKEIRAEQKVSQEQLGASQTYVSNVESGKKLISLDKLEEFACSLNTHPLVIIVRAYAKDNNDSLAQELLDLLRRNSRHD from the coding sequence ATGGATATAAAGTCGGCAATCGGAGAAGTGATAAAAGAAATTAGAGCAGAACAAAAAGTCTCTCAAGAACAGTTAGGCGCAAGTCAGACATATGTGAGTAACGTAGAAAGCGGCAAAAAACTGATTTCGCTAGATAAACTGGAAGAGTTTGCATGCTCATTGAACACACACCCTCTTGTAATTATTGTGAGGGCTTACGCAAAGGACAATAATGACAGCCTAGCTCAAGAGCTACTCGATTTACTTAGACGCAACTCTCGGCATGATTAA
- a CDS encoding tyrosine-type recombinase/integrase translates to MRLMKPKFQSYAEAKRNIEKAGLELASFNHCETSEVRLPFLLGVDGKPVFEVHDFLHEKMFYLGSYKSLNSIRTYSESLQHWFVYLEGEDLEWKSVSVRNIVGYRNYMKSSGGTSRKSLSAATVNLRINVVVEFYRYWWSEQYRSHGSVQAKSNIERSRSRTVRLRVNADRKGARALTLESCAEIYSQLKGVHRLVFLWCVCTGMRISSVLNLELSQFNRLAEAGGHGFIEVEVKGGRKQSVYVPGLVTEETISYILVERCLTPSINSDSEEKLFLNSRGQYVTRGCYYSAFKRGCAAKNIKSNPHQTRATFATHLESRLQPVKDTHHLDPLKIIQGLLGHASSDTTQMYLENIKGRHINVTGLIEDYANVFREYEG, encoded by the coding sequence ATGAGATTAATGAAGCCGAAGTTTCAGTCGTACGCTGAAGCAAAAAGGAATATTGAAAAAGCTGGTCTTGAGTTAGCAAGCTTTAATCATTGTGAAACAAGCGAAGTTCGACTGCCATTTTTGTTGGGAGTTGATGGAAAGCCAGTTTTTGAGGTTCACGATTTTCTTCATGAAAAAATGTTTTATCTCGGGAGCTACAAGTCACTAAATTCGATCCGAACGTACTCTGAGAGCCTTCAGCATTGGTTCGTCTATTTGGAAGGTGAAGATCTAGAATGGAAGAGCGTGTCGGTGCGGAATATAGTTGGCTATAGAAACTATATGAAATCCAGTGGAGGCACTTCCAGAAAGTCTCTGAGCGCGGCAACGGTAAATCTACGCATTAATGTTGTTGTGGAATTCTATCGATATTGGTGGTCAGAGCAATATCGTAGCCATGGAAGTGTTCAAGCAAAAAGTAATATTGAAAGATCGAGATCACGAACCGTCAGACTTAGAGTTAATGCAGACAGGAAAGGTGCTAGAGCATTAACCCTGGAAAGCTGCGCTGAGATCTATAGTCAGCTCAAAGGTGTGCACAGGTTAGTATTTCTTTGGTGTGTATGCACAGGCATGAGAATCAGCAGTGTGTTGAACCTAGAGCTGAGTCAATTTAATAGATTAGCTGAGGCAGGGGGGCACGGGTTTATCGAAGTTGAAGTCAAGGGCGGGCGAAAACAGAGTGTGTATGTCCCAGGATTGGTAACTGAAGAAACAATTAGCTACATACTGGTTGAAAGATGCCTAACTCCCTCGATAAATTCCGATTCAGAAGAAAAGCTATTCCTTAATTCTAGGGGCCAATACGTAACTAGAGGTTGCTACTACTCTGCATTCAAAAGGGGGTGTGCGGCGAAAAACATAAAATCAAACCCTCATCAAACTAGAGCCACATTTGCCACTCACCTAGAGAGTCGGTTGCAGCCGGTAAAAGATACTCACCATCTCGATCCTCTCAAAATCATTCAAGGTCTTCTAGGGCATGCTAGCTCAGACACGACGCAGATGTATTTGGAGAATATCAAGGGTAGGCATATAAACGTCACAGGGCTAATTGAAGATTATGCGAACGTGTTTAGAGAATATGAAGGATGA
- a CDS encoding DNA cytosine methyltransferase has translation MIAKRDKATGRVIKVDGTVADVGERVPRHEQFLIPDPKRKGRTWRHFLGELQRLGYAVNYWVERNCDYGDPTTRERLYMIATADGQKPVAPPKTHAAKPAKGQKPYRTAAECLDFSDMGTSIFTRKRPLAEKTLQRLAKGMVREVLDRDQPFTVAATHAASAAQRSDSRPASSVLTPFMTEHANGSRQRVFAADKALPTICAGVKGGHFSLVSPVLIQCNGGKNTTAAHSVLKSMSTITTKGSQQQLAAAHLVHLVDHLEAGAAKDSAGASNNDWAEEWSLNPEHLAGALRVSDFLTRYHHAAAHKAAANDSPATTMTTKERLALVTVWINGSPWVMVDLYQRMLRPRELYLAQGFPETYQIAHGHDGKPFTITEQTHMCGNSVSPGTMAAFSKVNDPWKYRLLNRQDCQEAA, from the coding sequence ATGATCGCCAAGCGAGACAAGGCTACCGGCCGAGTCATCAAGGTAGACGGCACGGTAGCGGATGTGGGTGAGCGGGTGCCGCGCCACGAGCAGTTCTTGATCCCGGATCCCAAGCGCAAGGGGCGTACCTGGCGCCACTTCCTGGGGGAGCTGCAGCGCCTGGGCTACGCGGTCAACTACTGGGTGGAGCGCAATTGCGACTATGGCGATCCGACCACCCGCGAACGCCTGTATATGATTGCCACCGCCGATGGACAGAAGCCCGTGGCGCCGCCAAAGACGCACGCGGCCAAACCGGCCAAGGGACAGAAACCCTACCGGACCGCCGCTGAATGCCTCGACTTCAGCGACATGGGAACTTCAATCTTCACCCGCAAACGCCCACTGGCAGAAAAGACCCTCCAGCGTCTCGCCAAAGGAATGGTGCGCGAGGTCCTGGATAGAGACCAGCCATTCACGGTGGCCGCCACACACGCCGCCTCAGCAGCGCAACGAAGTGACTCGAGGCCGGCCAGTTCGGTACTGACCCCGTTCATGACGGAACACGCCAACGGCTCCCGGCAGCGGGTATTCGCCGCGGACAAAGCGCTCCCGACTATATGCGCTGGGGTCAAGGGCGGCCATTTTTCCCTGGTGTCGCCGGTGCTCATTCAATGCAATGGCGGAAAGAACACGACCGCCGCTCACAGCGTTTTGAAGAGCATGAGCACCATCACCACCAAGGGCAGCCAGCAGCAACTGGCCGCAGCCCACCTGGTCCATCTTGTTGATCACCTTGAGGCTGGCGCGGCCAAAGACAGTGCTGGCGCCAGCAACAACGACTGGGCCGAGGAATGGTCACTGAATCCTGAGCATTTGGCGGGAGCGTTGCGCGTATCTGATTTCCTGACGCGCTACCACCACGCTGCCGCACATAAGGCGGCCGCGAACGACAGCCCGGCGACCACCATGACGACCAAGGAGCGGCTGGCCCTGGTCACAGTTTGGATCAATGGAAGTCCCTGGGTCATGGTGGATCTCTACCAACGCATGCTACGCCCGCGCGAGCTCTACCTGGCGCAGGGTTTCCCGGAAACGTACCAGATTGCCCACGGCCACGACGGCAAACCGTTCACCATCACAGAACAAACTCACATGTGCGGCAATAGCGTCAGCCCCGGGACGATGGCCGCCTTCTCCAAGGTCAATGACCCGTGGAAATACCGTCTGTTAAACCGGCAGGATTGTCAGGAGGCAGCATGA
- a CDS encoding phage protein NinX family protein — protein MNSVELTFPIPQTREDTLDLMGVRTDNLEGEALAWAAGKAEGLDLFLEGPSGYLTNWRVFQRYSGQALVFTKRYNPHEDLSLAAPWVDSHGLAVQGPPNQVSKDVAVAGYRRNGLLNWSTGATAAIALCRALIRLKVGDIVQVPRLLLR, from the coding sequence ATGAATAGTGTAGAGCTCACCTTCCCTATTCCTCAGACCCGCGAGGACACCCTGGATCTGATGGGGGTGCGTACAGACAACCTTGAGGGCGAAGCGCTGGCCTGGGCAGCCGGTAAGGCCGAGGGGCTCGATCTTTTCCTCGAAGGACCTTCGGGCTACCTCACAAATTGGCGTGTTTTCCAACGATACTCCGGCCAGGCACTGGTGTTCACCAAGCGCTACAACCCGCACGAGGACCTGTCTCTCGCTGCGCCCTGGGTTGATTCGCACGGGCTTGCGGTTCAAGGCCCTCCTAACCAGGTATCCAAGGACGTAGCCGTTGCAGGCTACCGTCGAAACGGGCTTCTCAACTGGAGCACTGGCGCCACTGCGGCGATCGCGCTCTGCCGGGCGCTCATCCGCCTGAAGGTCGGCGATATTGTCCAGGTGCCCAGGTTGTTGCTGCGCTGA